Proteins encoded together in one Bacillota bacterium window:
- a CDS encoding helix-turn-helix domain-containing protein, with amino-acid sequence MRDHRKAEEIAAERIQLLSPLLAEGVDAAKAKILKAQICAQTGISERTLRRYLARYRENGFGGLKPKGKGERLNREAVPANVLEQAVLLRREVPGRSVAQIIQVLEWEGLVEPGRIKRSTLQEKLVEKGYSARHMRMYADTGVAARRFQKRYRNQLWHSDIKYGPYLPIGPDGARKQVYLVSFFDDATRFIVHGEFYPTLEQRIRRGLFPPGDPEVRDA; translated from the coding sequence ATGAGAGACCACCGGAAGGCCGAAGAAATCGCCGCCGAGCGAATACAGCTTTTGTCCCCGCTGTTGGCGGAAGGCGTGGATGCGGCCAAAGCCAAAATACTTAAGGCCCAGATTTGCGCACAGACCGGGATATCCGAGCGTACCTTGCGCCGGTACCTGGCCCGGTACCGGGAAAACGGGTTCGGGGGCCTCAAGCCCAAGGGTAAAGGTGAACGCCTGAACAGGGAGGCCGTCCCGGCCAACGTTCTGGAGCAGGCCGTCCTTTTGCGCCGCGAGGTGCCGGGAAGAAGTGTCGCGCAGATCATTCAGGTCCTGGAGTGGGAAGGGCTCGTTGAACCCGGTCGGATCAAACGCAGCACCTTGCAGGAGAAACTGGTGGAGAAGGGCTACAGTGCCCGGCACATGCGCATGTACGCGGATACCGGCGTTGCCGCCCGGCGGTTTCAGAAGCGGTACCGCAACCAGCTCTGGCACTCGGACATCAAGTATGGGCCGTACCTGCCCATCGGCCCGGATGGCGCCAGGAAACAGGTCTATCTGGTATCCTTCTTTGACGACGCCACCCGCTTCATTGTGCACGGAGAGTTCTACCCCACCTTGGAGCAGCGCATTCGTCGAGGACTGTTTCCGCCAGGCGATCCGGAAGTACGGGACGCCTGA
- a CDS encoding cyclic lactone autoinducer peptide: MKKLLLTFASQTALLAAVMVAQPASWLFWHQPETPEELRRK, encoded by the coding sequence GTGAAGAAACTATTGCTGACATTCGCCAGCCAGACGGCTCTGTTGGCCGCCGTGATGGTTGCACAGCCGGCCAGTTGGCTGTTCTGGCACCAGCCGGAAACGCCGGAAGAGCTAAGGAGAAAATAG
- a CDS encoding LytTR family DNA-binding domain-containing protein yields MVVEDQVIEREYLRQLLDEAGDVAVIAEAGSGPEALDLVTRFHPDLVFLDIGLPGLGGLEVARQLLLADLRPFIVFVTVDRQHAPEAFDLGSVDYLLKPYNRLRLAKTLARVRERMAPQRQAGRLVLSHKEEFQIIRLEEIIFIESDKRKRTIVHTETATFAARQSLAVIEDQLVRYPNFLRTSRSYLVNLDWVAKVEAWTNYSLRIVFRNCAKEAFLSRNNLAEFKRRLEALPFVPGQ; encoded by the coding sequence GTGGTGGTTGAGGACCAAGTCATTGAACGGGAATACCTGAGGCAACTACTGGATGAGGCGGGCGACGTGGCGGTTATAGCCGAAGCCGGGAGCGGGCCGGAAGCGCTGGATCTGGTTACCCGCTTTCATCCCGACTTGGTCTTCCTGGACATCGGCCTTCCCGGATTGGGCGGGCTGGAGGTGGCCCGGCAACTGCTTCTCGCCGACCTTAGGCCGTTCATCGTCTTCGTGACCGTAGATCGACAACACGCCCCCGAAGCGTTTGATCTGGGTTCGGTGGACTACCTCCTTAAGCCTTACAACCGTTTGCGCCTAGCCAAAACCCTTGCCCGGGTGCGAGAAAGGATGGCTCCGCAGCGTCAGGCCGGTCGCCTTGTTCTCTCTCACAAAGAAGAGTTCCAGATAATCAGGTTAGAAGAAATCATCTTCATCGAATCTGACAAAAGAAAGAGGACTATTGTCCATACCGAAACCGCAACATTTGCCGCCCGCCAGAGTTTGGCGGTAATCGAAGATCAACTGGTCCGTTACCCCAACTTCTTGCGCACTAGCCGCTCCTATTTGGTAAACCTTGATTGGGTGGCCAAGGTTGAGGCATGGACTAATTACAGTCTTAGAATTGTCTTTCGCAATTGCGCCAAAGAAGCGTTTCTTAGCCGCAATAACTTGGCGGAATTCAAGAGACGACTGGAAGCCTTGCCTTTTGTTCCGGGTCAGTAA
- a CDS encoding accessory gene regulator B family protein — MIRRWAEQSAVYLQTELELDPARLKVLAYGLEAVLGGLVQLTALAIIPFLLGIGPATWMAAGTAAFFRLPAGGAHCRAFDRCLLSSLSTFMLAGATSVLLTSQISFHPFPLVLAVLCVAALAVLLYVPADTSARPIKSHREKRRLKAWAFFVLGFYLLLLHLGIRNNISPELIVAGGLGLLIQAFTVTPWGYRAINAVDQFLAAGLGIFTRRGEVRR, encoded by the coding sequence GTGATCCGGCGTTGGGCCGAACAATCGGCGGTTTATCTGCAGACCGAGCTTGAGCTGGATCCGGCCCGGCTAAAGGTTCTGGCCTACGGTCTGGAAGCCGTCCTAGGCGGGTTGGTTCAGCTCACGGCCTTAGCCATCATACCTTTTCTGCTTGGGATCGGCCCGGCCACCTGGATGGCGGCGGGAACCGCGGCATTTTTCCGACTGCCGGCGGGCGGAGCGCACTGCCGGGCGTTTGACCGTTGCCTGTTAAGCTCTCTGAGTACCTTTATGCTGGCCGGCGCCACCAGCGTCCTGCTCACCAGCCAAATTTCTTTTCATCCCTTCCCCCTCGTCCTTGCCGTTCTGTGTGTGGCCGCATTAGCCGTTTTGCTCTATGTACCCGCGGACACGTCCGCACGCCCGATAAAAAGTCACCGGGAAAAACGGCGCTTGAAAGCCTGGGCCTTTTTCGTGCTGGGTTTTTACCTTCTTCTCCTCCACCTGGGCATCCGAAACAACATTTCTCCGGAATTGATTGTAGCGGGCGGCCTGGGACTGCTCATTCAGGCCTTCACCGTCACGCCCTGGGGTTACCGGGCAATAAACGCTGTGGACCAGTTCCTGGCTGCTGGGTTGGGAATCTTTACGCGCCGGGGGGAGGTGAGAAGGTGA
- a CDS encoding DUF6431 domain-containing protein, producing MSSLRTPTGVFFVRSAEQIPCPCCSGRLKAIGSRKRSCIDSLGDKIILVIRRLRCVACRRIHHELPDLLVPYRRHIRESIEAAVGGVAPRPMTPPCGAGGAGFGHWLRISSVALPLFSRPLCASVCGRPIHPSRVRAPQDLAVGRGWRELAGQSCPPGGQC from the coding sequence ATGAGCTCATTGAGAACCCCAACAGGGGTGTTTTTTGTGAGGAGCGCGGAGCAGATACCCTGTCCCTGCTGTAGCGGGCGGTTGAAGGCAATTGGCAGCCGTAAGCGGAGTTGTATCGACAGCCTGGGGGACAAAATCATCCTCGTCATCCGCCGCCTTCGTTGTGTTGCGTGCCGTCGCATCCACCACGAACTGCCGGACCTGCTGGTGCCGTACAGGCGTCACATAAGAGAAAGCATTGAGGCAGCCGTGGGCGGTGTAGCGCCGCGGCCGATGACTCCACCTTGTGGCGCTGGCGGAGCTGGTTTTGGGCACTGGCTGCGTATTTCCTCGGTTGCCTTACCGCTCTTCAGCCGCCCGTTATGCGCTAGCGTCTGCGGAAGGCCGATCCACCCTTCCCGGGTCCGCGCTCCACAGGATCTGGCAGTTGGTAGGGGATGGCGTGAGCTGGCTGGCCAGAGTTGTCCGCCCGGTGGCCAATGCTAA
- a CDS encoding AAA family ATPase: MFEGFYGLAHTPFTRDIPTGQLYPSVMLEETLGRLEHAAKRQLFIVFTGDSGTGNTTAIRRFKDTLDPARFLVMYLADSKLTPRHFYKGLLEQLGCEAKFYRGDAKRQLHREIELMRGVHSLQPVVIMDEAHLLDKEMLEEVRFLLNFKMDSISPMALILVGQSELLERLRLQAYAAIRQRIDLQCRLTYLDRAQTGEYVKRHLAYAGADRDIFSDGALDEVFRFSAGAPRLINKACTHCLIYGAQNGNRIVDDHMVKRVIQGELI; encoded by the coding sequence GTGTTTGAAGGATTCTACGGTCTTGCCCATACCCCGTTCACCCGTGACATTCCGACAGGCCAGTTGTACCCGTCCGTGATGCTGGAAGAGACACTGGGCAGACTGGAACATGCCGCCAAGCGCCAACTGTTTATTGTGTTCACTGGGGACAGCGGGACCGGTAATACCACCGCCATCCGGCGGTTCAAGGATACCCTCGACCCGGCCCGGTTTCTGGTTATGTACCTGGCAGATTCCAAGCTGACGCCCCGGCATTTCTACAAAGGCCTGCTGGAACAGTTGGGGTGCGAAGCCAAGTTCTACCGGGGCGATGCCAAGCGCCAACTGCACCGGGAGATCGAGTTGATGCGGGGCGTTCATTCCTTGCAGCCGGTGGTGATCATGGATGAAGCCCACTTGTTAGATAAGGAGATGCTGGAAGAGGTCCGGTTTCTCCTCAACTTCAAGATGGACTCCATAAGCCCCATGGCCCTCATCCTGGTCGGGCAGAGCGAGCTTTTAGAACGGCTCCGACTCCAGGCCTACGCCGCCATCCGGCAACGCATCGACTTGCAGTGCAGACTAACCTACCTGGACAGGGCGCAAACCGGCGAGTACGTAAAACGGCACCTGGCCTACGCCGGTGCGGACCGAGACATCTTCTCGGATGGGGCGTTGGATGAGGTCTTTCGTTTCTCAGCCGGAGCCCCGCGATTGATCAACAAGGCCTGTACCCATTGCCTGATTTACGGGGCGCAGAACGGCAACCGAATCGTTGACGACCATATGGTAAAGCGGGTGATTCAGGGAGAGCTCATATAG
- a CDS encoding Mu transposase C-terminal domain-containing protein translates to MFFDNGKQYRTKWMTRACAKMGIRLLFAKPYAPEATGKVERFNRVVDAFLAEAALEKPQSLDKLNALFWVWLEECYQNKPHSALENNRSPAAAYQSDSKAIRFLDAETVASAFLHCEDRKVDKAGCISFAGKKYEVGLNFIGCKVDVVYDPADTAALTIEYEGHAFTVKPLVIGEQTGKRPRLPEHLQQEPAASSRLLTAARLRHQQRKNLQIPAVSYRSTRKREVDGSV, encoded by the coding sequence GTGTTTTTTGACAACGGTAAACAGTACCGGACCAAATGGATGACCCGGGCTTGCGCCAAGATGGGGATCCGGTTGCTTTTTGCCAAGCCGTATGCTCCGGAAGCAACGGGCAAGGTGGAGCGGTTCAACCGAGTGGTGGATGCCTTCCTGGCCGAGGCGGCCCTGGAGAAACCGCAGTCGCTGGACAAGCTCAATGCGCTGTTTTGGGTCTGGTTGGAGGAGTGTTACCAGAACAAGCCCCATTCAGCTCTGGAGAACAACCGGAGCCCGGCTGCCGCTTACCAGAGTGACAGCAAGGCGATCAGGTTTTTGGATGCCGAAACTGTCGCATCTGCTTTTCTGCACTGCGAGGACAGGAAGGTTGACAAGGCGGGCTGCATCAGCTTCGCGGGCAAAAAGTACGAGGTCGGTCTGAATTTTATCGGCTGCAAGGTGGATGTCGTCTACGACCCGGCTGATACCGCCGCCCTGACCATCGAGTACGAGGGGCACGCCTTTACGGTTAAGCCACTGGTCATTGGCGAGCAGACCGGCAAGCGTCCGCGACTGCCAGAGCATCTGCAGCAAGAGCCGGCGGCATCATCGAGGCTTTTGACGGCAGCACGCTTAAGGCACCAGCAGCGCAAAAACCTGCAGATTCCCGCCGTTTCCTACCGGTCAACTCGCAAGCGGGAGGTCGACGGCAGTGTTTGA
- a CDS encoding ATP-binding protein, whose protein sequence is MLAAILCQLLGIALVVQVLQFHGLLLWSQGLVIAAVFILLHYMLVLALVGWIMANEARRFMLDEQKRAVETAHGFLQVVRAQRHDLVNHLQALAALFQTGREEMGRKYLGEMIRVGANANEAIQGNDPVLAAFLQVRVHQAAAQGVDFELDVENAFGPLPVSIAYALVGVLGNLLDNAFETVTPLPAAQRKVMCAIAQYDKYLIVRISDSGLGIAPEHRERIFNPDFSTRGTGRGQGLALVWEVVTGIGGRVEVGDNPTTFTVWFPLRGVAP, encoded by the coding sequence TTGCTGGCCGCCATACTATGCCAATTGCTCGGAATCGCCCTTGTTGTTCAAGTTCTGCAATTCCACGGTTTGCTCCTCTGGTCACAAGGCTTAGTGATCGCGGCGGTGTTCATTCTCTTGCACTATATGCTGGTCCTGGCCCTCGTCGGGTGGATAATGGCCAATGAGGCCCGCCGTTTCATGCTGGACGAACAGAAGAGAGCAGTGGAGACGGCCCACGGCTTTCTCCAGGTGGTGCGGGCGCAGCGGCACGATTTGGTGAATCACCTTCAGGCACTGGCAGCCCTGTTTCAAACCGGGCGCGAAGAAATGGGGCGCAAATACCTGGGCGAAATGATCCGGGTTGGCGCCAACGCCAATGAGGCGATTCAAGGCAATGACCCCGTGCTGGCGGCTTTTCTGCAGGTTCGGGTTCATCAAGCTGCGGCGCAGGGGGTGGACTTCGAGCTGGATGTGGAAAATGCCTTCGGCCCGCTACCAGTATCCATCGCCTACGCCCTGGTCGGCGTACTGGGCAATCTCCTGGATAACGCCTTCGAAACCGTGACACCCTTGCCGGCTGCGCAACGGAAAGTAATGTGTGCCATAGCGCAATACGACAAATACTTGATCGTGCGCATTAGTGACAGCGGCCTGGGAATTGCTCCCGAACACCGGGAGCGGATCTTCAACCCCGATTTCTCTACCCGGGGTACGGGCCGGGGCCAGGGCCTTGCCCTGGTATGGGAAGTGGTGACCGGCATCGGGGGACGGGTGGAAGTCGGTGATAATCCAACCACGTTTACCGTATGGTTTCCGTTGCGGGGGGTGGCGCCGTGA